A single window of Mugil cephalus isolate CIBA_MC_2020 chromosome 1, CIBA_Mcephalus_1.1, whole genome shotgun sequence DNA harbors:
- the stat6 gene encoding signal transducer and activator of transcription 6, with protein MAQWAHMSNLLQCLPDDTVNTLYPPSTFPIEVRHYISEWIESQRWEDFALENVEQESRARTLLDMAVSILQETAQRNVNVVDKMKLMQISRNMGVFQAQSLQFAVMVRDILRQERVLIGRNNDTLFPPFQPPRPEPLHDVDHLVLKVLELQEIRKNMHQMQEDLNWERQNYESLQGQFQANGLESGRTEIAKLQTQLQQLEFKVNSLSAARFQLLQECVDLLERCQGEFLVKLKAWRWAQHKSAIGLPFDDNLNPFQTRCEQLLGMNGNLRQEIMLIGEQMVDLQKRLAQLLQVLIESSLVVDKQPPQVIKTQSKFSATVRYLLGEKIAPGKAVMLRAQIINELQARNLGSAPSETVGELINNSAVLEHNVASKSTCATFRNMSIKKIKRADRKGSESVTEEKFALLFSAEIPITGCDTPYKIQMISQPVVVIVHGSQDNNAVATIIWDCAFSEPDRVPFVVPDRVSWSIMFSTLNSKFTSEVQTQHELDYYNQHFLAQKIFDKTNLSEDYTNMQVSWAQFNKEVLPGRPFTFWQWFEGVMELSKKHLKDYWSEGLIFGFIGKQHLHLILKDRPDGTFLLRFSDSEIGGITIAYVCSLETGGQKVQNIQPFTKRDLDIRSLGDRIRDINEITHLYPNFPKHEVFKKFYSETPAHNGGYIPVSLQTKVGKDVQGSTQTSNMPPVFMETAASPSSVASLTENSRSHFPMETQQPPGMVSPSDLPGSFSMDTHQAPNMVSPSDLSGNFSLLNPSFTPDLPSGMIESALSSEDDENISNIDFNSLLEFEKR; from the exons ATGGCCCAGTGGGCACACATGTCCAATCTTCTGCAGTGCCTCCCTGATGACACCGTCAACACCCTCTATCCTCCATCCACCTTCCCTATTGAAGTCAGGCATTATATATCTGAGTGGATCGAGAGCCAAAGATG GGAAGATTTTGCGCTGGAAAATGTGGAGCAGGAGAGCAGGGCTCGAACTCTGTTGGACATGGCCGTCAGCATTCTACAAGAAACTGCTCAGCGAAACGTCAACGTAGTGGACAAGATGAAGCTGATGCAGATCAGCAGGAACATG GGTGTGTTTCAGGCGCAGTCTCTACAGTTTGCAGTCATGGTCAGAGACATTCTCAGGCAGGAGAGAGTCCTGATCGGCAGG AACAATGATACACTGTTCCCACCCTTCCAACCGCCCCGCCCCGAGCCCCTACACGATGTCGACCACCTGGTTCTGAAGGTGCTGGAGCTCCAGGAAATCCGGAAGAACATGCACCAGATGCAAGAAGACCTCAACTGGGAGAGGCAAAACTATGAGAGTTTACAAG GTCAGTTCCAAGCGAATGGATTGGAGTCAGGAAGGACAGAAATTGCCAAACTCCAGACCCAGTTACAGCAGCTGGAGTTCAAAGTGAACTCGTTGTCTGCG GCACGTTTCCAACTGCTGCAGGAGTGCGTAGACCTTCTTGAACGCTGTCAGGGTGAATTCCTCGTCAAGCTGAAGGCCTGGAGATGGGCGCAGCACAAGTCAGCCATCGGACTTCCCTTTGACGACAACCTCAACCCCTTTCAGACCCG GTGCGAGCAGCTGCTTGGGATGAACGGGAACTTGAGGCAGGAAATTATGTTGATTGGGGAACAAATGGTGGACCTCCAGAAAAGGCTCGCACAACTTCTGCAAGTTTTGATCGAAAG CTCTCTGGTAGTAGACAAGCAACCCCCTCAGGTCATTAAGACTCAGTCCAAGTTTTCTGCAACTGTGCGGTATCTGCTGGGGGAGAAAATAGCTCCCGGGAAGGCTGTGATGCTGAGGGCTCAGATCATAAATGAACTGCAGGCCAGGAACCTGGGCAGTGCACCCAG TGAAACTGTTGGCGAACTGATCAACAATTCAGCCGTCCTAGAACACAACGTGGCCAGCAAAAGCACATGTGCCACCTTCAGAAACATG TCCATCAAGAAAATCAAGAGAGCTGACAGAAAGGGGTCCGAATCTGTGACGGAGGAGAAATTTGCTCTCCTGTTCTCCGCAGAGATCCCCATCACAGGCTGTGACACTCCTTACAAGATACAG ATGATCTCTCAGCCCGTGGTCGTCATTGTTCACGGCAGTCAAGACAACAATGCTGTGGCCACCATAATATGGGACTGTGCATTTTCTGAACCG GACAGAGTACCCTTTGTGGTGCCGGATCGTGTGTCCTGGAGTATAATGTTCAGCACTCTCAACAGTAAATTTACTTCTGAAGTACAAACCCAGCATGAACTAGATTACTACAACCAACACTTCTTAGCCCAGAAGATATTCGACAAAACCAACCTTTCTGAAGACTACACCAACATGCAGGTTTCCTGGGCCCAGTTTAATAAG GAAGTCCTCCCAGGTCGACCGTTCACTTTCTGGCAGTGGTTTGAGGGAGTGATGGAGCTAAGCAAGAAACACCTGAAGGACTACTGGAGTGAAGG GCTGATATTTGGCTTCATTGGGAAGCAGCATCTGCACCTGATTCTCAAAGACAGACCTGATGGGACATTCCTGCTGCGCTTCAGTGATTCAGAGATTGGAGGCATCACCATTGCGTATGTGTGTTCTTTGGAAA CTGGCGGACAGAAAGTCCAGAACATCCAGCCTTTCACCAAGAGAGACCTCGACATCCGTAGCCTTGGTGATCGCATCCGTGACATCAATGAAATCACACACCTTTACCCCAACTTTCCTAAACACGAGGTTTTCAAAAAATTTTACTCAG agactccagCGCACAATGGAGGTTACATCCCTGTGTCTCTCCAGACTAAAGTTGGCAA GGATGTCCAGGGATCTACACAAACTTCCAACATGCCGCCGGTCTTCAT GGAAACAGCAGCCTCGCCCTCTAGTGTGGCATCCCTGACTGAGAACAGCCGTAGCCACTTCCCCAT GGAAACTCAGCAACCTCCCGGTATGGTCTCTCCGTCTGACCTCCCTGGTAGCTTCAGTAT GGATACGCACCAGGCTCCCAATATGGTTTCTCCTTCTGACCTCTCTGGTAACTTCAGTTT ACTCAATCCATCGTTCACCCCCGATTTGCCTTCAGGCATGATAGAATCTGCACTTTCTTCTGAGGACGACGAAAACAT CTCGAATATCGACTTCAACAGCTTGTTGGAATTTGAAAAACGTTAG